In one Alosa alosa isolate M-15738 ecotype Scorff River chromosome 14, AALO_Geno_1.1, whole genome shotgun sequence genomic region, the following are encoded:
- the tent4b gene encoding terminal nucleotidyltransferase 4B produces MDPRIAWFQPEQRGPANSLWMQIWETTQGLGNLYFNNNYSTGASTSSHNVSPKLNSNGATSNVITTENGTPNTTIGPGVSGSSESRNQGMSTLRVDSDIVEQRDFIPLETNNNQNNRSVVRGGGPGVLASGVGVWRGDVAGHRNKRKRDNKASTFGFNTSLLLNGSGGDDTDGCVYTGTPWKTRNYSEGIIGLHEEIQDFYEYMSPRPEEERMRLEVVDRIKRVIKDLWPAADVQVFGSFSTGLYLPTSDIDLVVFGNWDTLPLWTLEEALRRKNVADENSVKVLDKATVPIIKLTDSYTEVKVDISFNVQNGVKAARLIRDFKKKYPVLPKLVLVLKQFLLQRDLNEVFTGGIGSYSLFLMAVSFLQMHYREDVSSPNTNIGVLLIEFFELYGRHFNYLKTGIRIKDGGSYVAKDEVQKSMQDGYRPSMLYIEDPLQPGNDVGRSSYGAMQVKQAFDYAYVVLSHAVSPIAKYYPNNETESILGRIIRVTQEVAEYRDWISKQWGAQSQNEPVINGNDVTLEPQQLDECNNNVSEEAAVLPSMSRSKSSSNSSTPPSSPSSSPSTSPSSSTASSSSDGDSDVSPCKTVKQQPTRGPSTHRESAERAPASHRTQHHSTANPSTNSKGNKSKQYRPNKGSQGQQNSSSSNKGHQSSKPHHQGNSKKRKPQRDAAHEDLCR; encoded by the exons ATGGATCCTAGAATTGCCTGGTTTCAGCCAGAACAGCGCGGACCTGCTAACAGTTTGTGGATGCAGATTTGGGAGACAACACAAGGTCTGGGAAATCTGTACTTCAATAACAACTATAGCACAGGAGCTAGCACGTCAAGCCATAACGTTAGTCCTAAATTGAACAGTAACGGGGCTACGAGTAACGTGATCACGACCGAAAACGGGACTCCCAATACCACAATCGGCCCAGGTGTTAGTGGCAGCAGCGAGTCCAGGAATCAGGGGATGTCTACTTTAAGGGTCGATAGCGATATCGTGGAACAACGGGacttcattcctttggaaaccaacaacaaccaaaacaaccGATCTGTCGTGAGGGGTGGCGGACCAGGGGTGCTGGCCAGTGGGGTTGGGGTATGGAGAGGGGATGTCGCGGGGCACCGCAACAAGAGGAAAAGAGATAACAAAGCAAGCACGTTTGGGTTCAATACTAGTCTATTGCTGAATGGATCTGGAGGAGACGATACTGATGGCTGTGTTTATACGGGTACGCCTTGGAAAACCAGGAACTACTCCGAGGGAATTATTGG gcTGCATGAGGAGATCCAGGACTTCTATGAGTACATGTCCCCTCGGCCGGAGGAGGAGCGCATGAGGCTGGAGGTGGTGGATCGCATCAAGCGTGTCATCAAAGACCTGTGGCCGGCCGCTGAC GTTCAGGTGTTTGGCAGCTTCAGCACAGGACTGTATTTGCCCACCAG TGACATTGATCTGGTGGTGTTTGGGAACTGGGACACGCTCCCCCTGTGGACGCTGGAGGAGGCCCTGCGCAGGAAGAACGTGGCCGACGAGAACTCCGTCAAAGTGCTGGATAAGGCCACG GTGCCCATCATCAAGCTGACGGACTCGTACACTGAGGTCAAAGTGGACATCAGCTTTAACGTGCAAAACGGCGTCAAGGCCGCCCGCCTCATCAGAGACTTCAAGAAG aagtaTCCTGTGCTTCCCAAGTTGGTTCTGGTGCTTAAGCAGTTCCTGCTGCAGCGGGACCTCAACGAGGTGTTCACCGGCGGCATCGGCTCCTACAGCCTCTTCCTCATGGCCGTGAGCTTCCTGCAG ATGCACTACAGGGAGGATGTGTCCAGCCCCAACACCAACATCGGCGTTCTGCTCATTGAGTTCTTCGAACTCTACGGCCGGCATTTCAATTACCTGAAGACGGGCATCCGGATTAAGGACGGCGGCAGCTACGTGGCCAAAGACGAGGTGCAGAAGAGCATGCAGGACGGCTACCGGCCCTCCATGCTCTACATCGAGGACCCCCTGCAGCCAG GTAACGACGTGGGCCGCAGCTCGTATGGAGCCATGCAGGTCAAGCAGGCATTCGACTACGCTTACGTAGTGCTCAGCCATGCTGTCTCACCCATCGCCAAGTACTACCCCAACAACGAGACCGAGAG CATACTGGGGAGAATAATCCGGGTGACCCAGGAAGTGGCCGAATACAGGGACTGGATCAGCAAGCAGTGGGGGGCCCAGTCTCAGAATGAACCAGTCATCAACG GAAATGATGTCACTCTGGAGCCCCAGCAACTAGACGAGTGCAACAACAACGTGTCGGAGGAGGCGGCGGTGCTGCCCTCCATGTCGCGCAGCAAGAGCTCCTCCAACTCCTCCACGCCTCCCTCGTCCCCCTCCTCATCACCCTCCACCTCGCCATCCTCCTCCACTGCCTCCAGCTCCAGTGATGGG GACTCTGACGTGTCGCCCTGTAAGACAGTGAAGCAGCAGCCTACGCGCGGCCCCAGCACCCACAGGGAGAGTGCGGAGAGGGCACCCGCCAGCCACCGCACACAGCACCACTCCACTGCCAACCCCAGCACCAACAGCAAAGGCAACAAG tccAAACAGTACCGCCCGAACAAGGGCTCCCAAGGCCAGCAGAACTCCTCGTCCAGCAACAAGGGCCACCAAAGCAGCAAGCCACATCACCAGGGTAACAGCAAAAAGAGGAAACCACAGAGGGACGCTGCACATGAGGACCTGTGCAGATAG